In Curtobacterium sp. L6-1, a genomic segment contains:
- a CDS encoding DNA gyrase/topoisomerase IV subunit A, whose product MARTDVVGLPDGERIEDVDVSEEMQGSFLEYAYSVIYSRALPDARDGLKPVQRRILYQMAEMGLRPDRGHVKSARVTGEVMGKLHPHGDGAIYDALVRLAQPFTMRVPLVDGHGNFGSLDDGPAAARYTEARLAEPSMAMTEGLGEDVVDFVPNYDNQIMQPSVLPAAFPNLLVNGASGIAVGMATNMAPHNLGEVVEAAKHLLMHPRATLDELMEFVPGPDLPSGGTIVGLSGVRDAYATGRGTFRTRAKVSVENISPRKTGLVVTELPYLVGPERVIEKIKDGVQAKKLVGISDVNDLTDRNHGLRLVIGIKSGFNPTAVLEQLYKHTPLEENFGINNVALVDGSPRTLGLRDLLDVYVRHRLSVVTRRSEYRLARRRERLHLVEGLLIAILDIDEVIQVIRTSDDSEAARSRLRDVFDLSEVQAEYILELRLRRLTKFSRMELEGERDQLLADIASLEELLASDDRLRAQVATELSEVSDRFATPRRTLLTEADAPVRGGRKAAVDPESLQVADAPCRVLLSTTGRLVRVDIPAAESGIVHVPKRSKHDAVRSTVVSTVRGQVGALTSTGRIVRFSPVDVPAVPPASVRLDAGVRVTDYLGVPKNEVVVALVSLDGSVADSVAIGTAQGVVKRVVPAAWPEKPDFPAIGLKPGDRVVGATQAPESDDLVFITSNAQLLRFPAAAVRPQGLPAGGVAGVSLGAGASVVWFGSVALTEDSVVATVSTTSTALPGTDAGRAKVSALTEFPAKGRGTQGVRAHAFLKGEDGLTVAWAGVAPPHAVGADGAARTLPDWLSKRDGSGSPLDAEVVTIGGSAAAVDGTRGEV is encoded by the coding sequence ATGGCACGCACGGACGTCGTCGGACTCCCCGACGGTGAGCGGATCGAGGACGTCGACGTCTCCGAGGAGATGCAGGGCTCCTTCCTCGAGTACGCGTACTCGGTGATCTACTCCCGCGCCCTCCCGGACGCCCGCGACGGACTCAAGCCGGTCCAGCGACGGATCCTGTACCAGATGGCGGAGATGGGCCTGCGCCCGGACCGTGGGCACGTGAAGAGCGCGCGCGTCACCGGCGAGGTGATGGGCAAGCTGCACCCGCACGGCGACGGCGCGATCTACGACGCCCTGGTGCGGCTCGCGCAGCCGTTCACGATGCGCGTCCCGCTCGTCGACGGCCACGGCAACTTCGGCTCGCTCGACGACGGACCCGCAGCGGCCCGGTACACCGAGGCCCGGCTGGCCGAGCCCTCGATGGCGATGACCGAGGGTCTGGGCGAGGACGTCGTCGACTTCGTCCCGAACTACGACAACCAGATCATGCAGCCGAGCGTCCTGCCGGCGGCGTTCCCGAACCTCCTGGTGAACGGCGCCTCGGGCATCGCTGTCGGCATGGCGACGAACATGGCGCCGCACAACCTGGGCGAGGTGGTCGAGGCCGCCAAGCACCTGCTGATGCACCCCCGGGCGACCCTCGACGAGCTCATGGAGTTCGTCCCCGGACCGGACCTGCCCTCCGGTGGCACCATCGTCGGGCTCTCCGGCGTGCGCGACGCCTACGCCACGGGGCGCGGAACCTTCCGCACGCGGGCCAAGGTCTCGGTCGAGAACATCTCGCCCCGCAAGACCGGCCTGGTCGTCACCGAGCTGCCGTACCTCGTCGGCCCCGAGCGGGTCATCGAGAAGATCAAGGACGGGGTGCAGGCGAAGAAGCTCGTCGGCATCTCGGACGTCAACGACCTCACCGACCGCAACCACGGCCTGCGCCTGGTGATCGGCATCAAGTCCGGCTTCAACCCGACCGCCGTGCTCGAGCAGCTGTACAAGCACACTCCGCTCGAGGAGAACTTCGGCATCAACAACGTCGCGCTCGTCGACGGCTCACCGCGGACCCTCGGCCTGCGCGACCTGCTCGACGTGTACGTGCGGCACCGCCTGTCGGTCGTCACGCGGCGCTCGGAGTACCGGCTGGCCCGGCGCCGCGAACGGCTGCACCTGGTCGAGGGGCTGCTCATCGCGATCCTCGACATCGACGAGGTCATCCAGGTCATCCGCACGTCGGACGACTCCGAGGCCGCGCGCTCCCGTCTGCGTGACGTCTTCGACCTGTCCGAGGTGCAGGCCGAGTACATCCTCGAGCTGCGCCTGCGTCGCCTGACGAAGTTCTCGCGCATGGAGCTCGAGGGCGAACGCGACCAGCTGCTCGCCGACATCGCCTCGCTCGAGGAACTGCTGGCGTCCGACGACCGGCTCCGTGCCCAGGTCGCGACCGAACTCAGCGAGGTGTCCGACCGCTTCGCCACGCCCCGCCGCACGCTCCTCACCGAGGCCGACGCCCCGGTCCGCGGTGGTCGCAAGGCCGCGGTCGACCCCGAGTCGCTGCAGGTCGCGGATGCGCCGTGCCGTGTGCTGCTGTCCACCACCGGGCGACTGGTCCGCGTCGACATCCCCGCCGCCGAGTCCGGGATCGTGCACGTGCCGAAGCGCTCGAAGCACGACGCCGTCCGCTCCACCGTCGTGAGCACGGTCCGCGGGCAGGTCGGGGCGCTCACCTCCACGGGGCGGATCGTCCGGTTCTCCCCCGTCGACGTGCCGGCCGTCCCACCGGCATCGGTCCGGCTCGACGCCGGGGTCCGCGTCACCGACTACCTCGGCGTCCCGAAGAACGAGGTCGTCGTGGCCCTGGTGTCGCTGGACGGCTCGGTGGCGGACTCCGTCGCCATCGGCACCGCGCAGGGCGTCGTGAAGCGCGTCGTCCCGGCCGCCTGGCCCGAGAAGCCCGACTTCCCCGCCATCGGCCTGAAGCCCGGCGACCGTGTCGTCGGTGCCACCCAGGCACCCGAGTCGGACGACCTCGTGTTCATCACCTCGAACGCGCAGCTGCTCCGTTTCCCGGCCGCCGCCGTGCGCCCGCAGGGGCTGCCGGCCGGCGGTGTCGCCGGGGTCTCCCTCGGCGCGGGCGCCTCCGTGGTCTGGTTCGGCTCGGTCGCCCTGACCGAGGACTCCGTCGTCGCGACCGTGTCGACGACCTCGACGGCGCTCCCCGGGACCGACGCGGGCCGGGCCAAGGTGTCCGCGCTCACCGAGTTCCCGGCGAAGGGCCGCGGCACCCAGGGGGTCCGGGCGCACGCGTTCCTGAAGGGCGAGGACGGGCTGACCGTGGCGTGGGCCGGTGTGGCACCACCGCACGCGGTCGGCGCGGACGGAGCGGCGCGCACGTTGCCCGACTGGTTGTCGAAACGCGACGGCTCGGGCAGCCCGCTCGACGCCGAGGTCGTCACGATCGGCGGCAGCGCGGCGGCGGTCGACGGGACGCGCGGCGAGGTCTGA
- a CDS encoding alkaline phosphatase family protein: MGTSVPTAPDGAVNLADVLPSCLVALGAADDAWLRDRGLEARITLRPARSAVVVLVDGLGANALAARAGHARFLTATKKRLRSGFPTTTAAALSTLTTGRSPGTHGVVGYSAWVPDESRVVNLLSGWDTEVPTGWLRSGTVFTTARELGVDPVVVAPGRYRSSGMTANVLGGARFVAGDDVRARVDAAVDATASGQQLVYLYIPELDSIAHKHGWQSDRWTAALELVDGELARLAARLAPDVGVLVTADHGILDVPPESNVAMDPDLLVDVVGIAGDPRCCQLTVAPGTDVPALVEAFRSSLGKRAVVASRAEAVAAGWFGTVTDEVLPRIGDVLVVARGSWAFNDDRGVAAGSQPGRMVGQHGAMSDDELLVPLRLAGAFS; encoded by the coding sequence GTGGGAACAAGCGTACCGACGGCCCCCGACGGCGCCGTGAACCTCGCCGACGTGCTGCCGAGTTGCCTCGTCGCGCTGGGCGCCGCCGACGATGCCTGGCTGCGCGACCGCGGCCTGGAGGCCCGGATCACCCTCCGCCCCGCCCGTTCCGCGGTCGTGGTGCTGGTCGACGGCCTCGGGGCCAACGCCCTCGCCGCACGGGCCGGGCACGCCCGCTTCCTGACGGCCACGAAGAAGCGGCTGCGGAGCGGCTTCCCGACCACGACCGCGGCGGCCCTCAGCACCCTGACGACGGGTCGCTCACCGGGCACCCACGGCGTCGTCGGCTACAGCGCGTGGGTCCCGGACGAGTCGCGCGTGGTGAACCTGCTCAGCGGCTGGGACACCGAGGTGCCAACGGGCTGGCTCCGGTCGGGCACGGTGTTCACCACAGCCCGGGAGCTCGGCGTCGACCCGGTCGTGGTCGCACCGGGGCGGTACCGGTCCTCGGGCATGACGGCGAACGTCCTCGGTGGCGCGCGCTTCGTCGCCGGCGACGACGTCCGCGCACGGGTCGACGCCGCCGTCGACGCGACGGCCTCGGGGCAGCAGCTCGTGTACCTGTACATCCCGGAGCTCGACTCGATCGCGCACAAGCACGGGTGGCAGTCGGACCGGTGGACGGCCGCGCTCGAGCTGGTCGACGGCGAACTCGCCCGTCTCGCGGCCCGGCTCGCCCCCGATGTCGGCGTGCTCGTGACAGCCGACCACGGGATCCTCGACGTCCCGCCGGAGTCGAACGTGGCGATGGACCCGGACCTGCTCGTCGACGTGGTCGGGATCGCGGGTGACCCGCGCTGCTGCCAGCTGACCGTGGCGCCGGGCACCGACGTCCCCGCCCTGGTCGAGGCGTTCCGCAGCTCGCTGGGCAAGCGTGCCGTCGTGGCGAGCCGGGCCGAGGCGGTCGCCGCCGGGTGGTTCGGCACCGTGACCGACGAGGTGCTGCCGCGGATCGGCGACGTGCTCGTCGTCGCCCGCGGCTCGTGGGCGTTCAACGACGACCGGGGCGTTGCCGCGGGCTCGCAGCCGGGCCGGATGGTCGGTCAGCACGGCGCCATGAGCGACGACGAGCTCCTCGTGCCGCTGCGCCTGGCCGGGGCGTTCTCCTAG
- a CDS encoding DUF4193 domain-containing protein, whose amino-acid sequence MATDYDAPRKTDDNSDSESIEALKERVPDKMSGVVDDDSDNPGSFELAGQDLSDVDLDVVVLPPQVDEFTCVECFLVKHRSQLDHETKLGPVCMECAAL is encoded by the coding sequence ATGGCCACCGATTACGACGCCCCTCGGAAGACCGACGACAACTCTGACTCGGAGTCGATCGAGGCCCTCAAGGAGCGCGTTCCCGACAAGATGTCGGGGGTCGTCGACGACGATTCCGACAACCCTGGCAGTTTCGAGCTCGCGGGTCAGGACCTCAGCGACGTCGACCTCGACGTCGTCGTGCTGCCCCCGCAGGTCGACGAGTTCACTTGTGTGGAGTGCTTCCTCGTGAAGCACCGCTCGCAGCTCGACCACGAGACGAAGCTCGGCCCCGTGTGCATGGAGTGCGCCGCACTCTGA
- a CDS encoding DUF3159 domain-containing protein, translating to MTDHDDRARPDRVAPDGDPYAEERAEPLSLQAQLRDAVRNAGIGQVAPGEAPSGKALLTAVGGVRGLAESVLPGFAFLIVYAVTKEVVPSVVVPVAIGLVFVVLRLVQRQSIMMSFAGIFGVAISAGLALLTGRAESNFIPGIVINAVFLAVILVTLAIRRPLIGLVVGLLVPGDEDGRDWRDDAAKRRVLTVATWMWAGLFAFRLAFEIPLWLTAQVELLAGIKLITGVPLYAALLWVTWLLVRTVFVRDEPAAV from the coding sequence GTGACCGACCACGACGACCGCGCACGACCCGACCGGGTCGCGCCCGACGGCGACCCGTACGCCGAGGAGCGGGCCGAGCCGCTGTCGCTGCAGGCGCAGCTCCGCGACGCTGTGCGGAACGCCGGCATCGGGCAGGTCGCGCCCGGCGAGGCCCCGTCCGGCAAGGCCCTGCTGACCGCGGTCGGCGGCGTCCGCGGGCTCGCCGAGTCCGTGCTGCCGGGGTTCGCGTTCCTCATCGTGTACGCCGTCACGAAGGAGGTCGTGCCGAGCGTCGTCGTCCCGGTGGCGATCGGCCTCGTCTTCGTGGTGCTGCGCCTGGTGCAGCGGCAGTCGATCATGATGTCCTTCGCGGGCATCTTCGGCGTCGCGATCTCGGCGGGCCTGGCGCTGCTGACCGGTCGTGCGGAGAGCAACTTCATCCCCGGCATCGTCATCAACGCGGTGTTCCTGGCCGTCATCCTGGTGACGCTGGCGATCCGCCGTCCGCTCATCGGCCTGGTCGTGGGCCTGCTGGTGCCCGGCGACGAGGACGGGCGCGACTGGCGTGACGACGCGGCGAAGCGCCGGGTCCTGACGGTCGCGACCTGGATGTGGGCCGGGCTCTTCGCCTTCCGGCTCGCCTTCGAGATCCCGCTCTGGTTGACGGCGCAGGTCGAACTGCTCGCCGGCATCAAGCTCATCACCGGGGTGCCGCTCTACGCCGCGCTGCTCTGGGTCACGTGGCTGCTCGTCCGGACCGTCTTCGTCCGGGACGAGCCAGCCGCGGTGTAG
- a CDS encoding DUF3093 domain-containing protein: protein MTVYRERLWAPPALYLATALVIPASLLVFLPISVTAGVVVAIGMELAVLVLLWVLAPVVEVTDTEFRAGRAHLPRTAVGEVAGYTGTAATSQRGPELDARAWTLFRGYVHGVVKVEVRDAADPTPYWLVSVRDPEAVTRALTTGATSAGTATAAER from the coding sequence GTGACCGTGTACCGCGAACGACTGTGGGCGCCGCCGGCCCTGTACCTGGCGACGGCGCTCGTCATCCCCGCGAGCCTGCTCGTGTTCCTCCCGATCAGCGTGACGGCCGGCGTCGTCGTCGCGATCGGCATGGAACTGGCCGTGCTCGTCCTCCTGTGGGTCCTCGCACCCGTGGTCGAGGTGACCGACACCGAGTTCCGCGCCGGCCGTGCGCACCTGCCCCGGACGGCGGTCGGCGAGGTCGCGGGCTACACGGGCACGGCGGCGACGAGCCAGCGCGGCCCGGAGCTCGACGCCCGCGCGTGGACGCTCTTCCGCGGGTACGTGCACGGCGTGGTGAAGGTCGAGGTGCGCGACGCCGCCGACCCGACGCCGTACTGGCTGGTCAGCGTGCGCGACCCGGAGGCGGTCACGCGGGCCCTGACCACCGGCGCCACGAGCGCCGGGACGGCGACCGCCGCCGAGCGCTGA
- a CDS encoding DUF3710 domain-containing protein produces MRIGRRKRDEVEVAEAVVDDVEVGGPTPEIELADDADAGLDEVLATESTDKSAPADRSDNGPLDETEANLVRPYVDLGGVKILPREGLHLRLEVEEDSKRVVAVGLDFDESTLQVQPFAAPRSTGLWHEIRAQIAEQIEQQGGVVTEVDGPFGPELRAQVPVVGGAGVTDGVRAARFVGVDGPRWFLRGVIAGKAADQPDDSADIEELFRSVVVVRGTTPMPPRDLIPLHMPKTTPSAV; encoded by the coding sequence ATGAGGATCGGACGACGCAAGCGCGACGAGGTCGAGGTCGCCGAGGCCGTGGTGGACGACGTCGAGGTCGGCGGTCCCACGCCGGAGATCGAACTCGCCGACGACGCCGACGCGGGTCTCGACGAGGTGCTCGCGACGGAGTCGACCGACAAGTCGGCCCCGGCGGACCGCAGCGACAACGGCCCCCTCGACGAAACCGAGGCGAACCTGGTCCGTCCGTACGTCGACCTCGGCGGCGTGAAGATCCTGCCGCGCGAGGGCCTGCACCTCCGCCTCGAGGTCGAGGAGGACTCCAAGCGGGTCGTCGCCGTCGGCCTGGACTTCGACGAGTCCACCCTGCAGGTGCAGCCGTTCGCCGCGCCGCGGTCGACCGGCCTGTGGCACGAGATCCGCGCGCAGATCGCCGAGCAGATCGAGCAGCAGGGCGGCGTCGTGACCGAGGTCGACGGACCGTTCGGCCCCGAGCTCCGCGCGCAGGTCCCCGTCGTGGGCGGCGCCGGTGTCACCGACGGCGTGCGTGCCGCCCGCTTCGTGGGCGTCGACGGGCCGCGCTGGTTCCTCCGCGGTGTGATCGCCGGCAAGGCCGCCGACCAACCGGACGACTCCGCCGACATCGAGGAGCTGTTCCGCAGCGTCGTCGTGGTGCGCGGCACGACGCCGATGCCGCCGCGCGACCTCATCCCGCTGCACATGCCGAAGACGACCCCGTCGGCCGTCTGA
- the sepH gene encoding septation protein SepH, producing MRVIGVESGSLLLATDGGTEFRLPVTASLPGQVRQANPDSGPQKRVSPKDVQARIRSGADAADVASALGVEVDYVRRFEGPVLAERSFILDAARRVSVTPVDDASPDTFGEAITARLEAGDATDITWSSWKHVENGWQVQVRYTAAEVEHDAQWRFDPKTATLVPDNGDAHRLSHTEDEGIAPRLRAVEYERQDDDGTRFDSGAFQVAEPVAEDEPAAPESTDRAPLRPPLPRIGTAYVEERAPGNETADLLEALRRRRGEREAASFPEQQDAPRGSSVSVVDIPLHGQDDSDTAPQPEARPASAPEADGRQDRRKRNRRAMPSWDEIVFGTRPDDDTV from the coding sequence GTGAGAGTCATCGGAGTCGAATCCGGGTCACTCCTCCTGGCGACCGACGGCGGGACCGAGTTCCGGTTGCCGGTGACGGCGTCGCTCCCGGGTCAGGTCCGGCAGGCGAACCCCGACTCGGGACCGCAGAAGCGGGTCTCCCCCAAGGACGTCCAGGCGCGCATCCGCAGCGGTGCGGACGCGGCAGACGTCGCTTCGGCGCTCGGGGTCGAGGTCGACTACGTCCGACGCTTCGAGGGCCCGGTCCTCGCCGAGCGCTCGTTCATCCTCGACGCCGCCCGTCGCGTCAGCGTGACGCCGGTCGACGACGCCTCGCCCGACACCTTCGGCGAGGCGATCACCGCACGTCTCGAGGCCGGCGACGCGACCGACATCACGTGGTCGAGCTGGAAGCACGTCGAGAACGGCTGGCAGGTGCAGGTCCGCTACACCGCGGCCGAGGTCGAGCACGACGCCCAGTGGCGCTTCGACCCGAAGACCGCGACCCTCGTGCCGGACAACGGTGACGCGCACCGCCTGTCGCACACCGAGGACGAGGGCATCGCCCCGCGCCTCCGCGCCGTCGAGTACGAGCGCCAGGACGACGACGGCACCCGCTTCGACTCGGGTGCGTTCCAGGTCGCGGAGCCCGTGGCCGAGGACGAGCCCGCCGCCCCGGAGAGCACCGACCGCGCCCCGCTCCGTCCGCCGCTCCCCCGCATCGGCACCGCCTACGTCGAGGAGCGCGCCCCCGGCAACGAGACCGCCGACCTGCTCGAGGCCCTCCGCCGTCGCCGCGGAGAGCGGGAGGCCGCGTCGTTCCCCGAGCAGCAGGACGCACCGCGCGGCTCGTCCGTGAGCGTCGTCGACATCCCGCTGCACGGCCAGGACGACTCGGACACCGCACCGCAGCCGGAGGCGCGTCCCGCCTCCGCCCCGGAGGCCGACGGCCGCCAGGACCGCCGCAAGCGCAACCGCCGCGCGATGCCCAGCTGGGACGAGATCGTCTTCGGCACCCGTCCTGACGACGACACCGTCTGA